In Bacteroidales bacterium, the genomic stretch CTCCAGGGATAGTTACTATGATGTTTTTGTCTGTTACCAGTGTGGGCATAAAGAAAGCTTCCACGTTATTAAAGTAGATGTGCATGGTTGAACTGAGATTTTTTCCCTGAATAACGATCATCTGTCCCATCTGACCCTCTGTAATTGCACTGTCTTTTGCCACAATTCTAACTTTGGTAATTACGGGTACGCCATAATCCTCTTCCTGCTCACAGGAAGTGACAAAATATCCGGCTGCAGCAATGACCAGAGCCATCATCAGCCAGGATAGTTTTTCCGAAATGGTGGTTATGTATTTTTTCATAATCTTTCAGATTGACAGGATAAAACTTATTTACCGAAATTATACGGAACGGGTGGCTCCAGAAGTTTTGGATTCTGGTCTGTTTCTGATGCAGGAATAGGTAGAATAAAACTATCGTCGGTAGCAGTAATTTTGAAAGAGTTCAGCATGCGTGTGGTTCCTTGCCAGTAATAGGTTCCACGTTCCTGATTATTAATAAATGCAATGGCAGCTGAGGGATTCCAGTAATGCCACCTTATCAGGTCATACCAGAAGTCGGCTTCGTAGGCGAACTCAATCCTTCTTTCATGGAAGATGTCCTGGAAAGTAATACTGGTTTTTGCGGGCAGACCTGCACGTGTGCGCACTGCATTGAAGGCTGTGAGTGCATCGGCATCCGAAG encodes the following:
- a CDS encoding RagB/SusD family nutrient uptake outer membrane protein — encoded protein: QNEYEPGDKRRHETIMQDGDYYPELKKKDGGYTFVAQPNDGIGENACFAAIKKYVIGTPEDNNGKVCFMSTGINTYVLRLADVYLIYAEAVLGNNSSTSDADALTAFNAVRTRAGLPAKTSITFQDIFHERRIEFAYEADFWYDLIRWHYWNPSAAIAFINNQERGTYYWQGTTRMLNSFKITATDDSFILPIPASETDQNPKLLEPPVPYNFGK